The sequence TTCCATCTAAAGTTCACagttttctttatgaacttgtatacataAGTTGCTGGCATGTGGTAGTCTTTTGTGAAATGTCTGATCACCTTAATGTGTAATCACTTGAACCAACTAAGAACATGAAAAACTTTGTTATGTCCTCAAACCCATTGATCTAATTGTGCTCTGATGTGGTAAAGTTACCCGAAGTTTGCTCGTTCATCTGACTTAATTCTTGGACAAGCTCATGAGTTGTCTACTATGAATTTtaatagttaaaaaggattcatgATTTGGTTTAACTTCTAGGCTAtgagtttgttttgaatttcttaTGAAATGTTATTGGTAATCTTTGTGTCTTTCTTGTTTTTCATGGTTTACGATTGATTCTCGAAGGTGCtaaaaaaggatgaaaatatCAACCAGCTCACTAATGATTTGCAAGAATGCATAAAGGAACTTGGCATTGTAAAGATGATACTACCAAAAGTGTTTCAGGAGAGGGATTTTATGTGGGAGGAAGTTAAGAGCTACAGTGAGATGAACATGCTGTTGAATTATGAGATCAACATGTTGAAAAGAAAGGTAGATACCCTCGACGAAGACTTTATTATGAAAGAGGTTCAAATCACAATCTTGAAATACTCGATAAGCAAACCTTTCGACCTTTTTGCAAGTCCTGATTCTCTGTTGGAGTGATGGATGCTAAATGGCCAAACTACAATTCATATTTTGTTCATTGACTATAGTATTCAGACTTCTCGTATACTTATTGGTTTTACTCTTATTTTTCCCCCCTTTGATACTTGTTAAATAGAAAGTTTGCTTCTTTCTTTTGCAACCTTTTTGAATCTCCAATTGTAAACATTTCTTTTACTTGCTGGTATCA comes from Capsicum annuum cultivar UCD-10X-F1 unplaced genomic scaffold, UCD10Xv1.1 ctg3002, whole genome shotgun sequence and encodes:
- the LOC124891075 gene encoding uncharacterized protein LOC124891075, which translates into the protein MNIKQLQANLAITVRGNDILKYEVQNALDALSYATPKLKYLELQVLKKDENINQLTNDLQECIKELGIVKMILPKVFQERDFMWEEVKSYSEMNMLLNYEINMLKRKVDTLDEDFIMKEVQITILKYSISKPFDLFASPDSLLE